A region from the Populus trichocarpa isolate Nisqually-1 chromosome 18, P.trichocarpa_v4.1, whole genome shotgun sequence genome encodes:
- the LOC7489462 gene encoding calmodulin-binding protein 60 E isoform X2 has translation MESSRGRRVEKRGYEQGVDDEADNLPESKKAKLPALARSSPPKLPGPNGNDLQLHFRTRMPPHLFTGGKVEGEQGATIHVVLLDASTGTVMQTGPESAAKLNVVVLEGDFNDEADEGWTAEHFESHEVKEREGKRPLLTGDLQVSLKEGVGTLGDLTFTDNSSWIRSRKFRLGVKVSPGYCEGIRVREAKTEAFAVKDHRGELYKKHYPPALQDEVWRLDRIAKDGALHKKLVMADITTVEDFLRVLFRDSQKLRNILGSGMSNRMWENTVEHAKTCVLGGKLYVYYAAGTHSTGVVFNNVYEPRGLISDGQFLSLDSLNHNQKISVDSLVKRAYENWHHVVEYDGKVLNSLASNKGGKGASAAPIVDNSYERNQYITSDQNKQQFIPSEPSPQYQAIINHPSVPQLIKFPFVRSDQNAAMTLNNPQAALSGGTDYMSVGTPAGDTYFPGDWSRPRTGNGLEDFFTEEIRVRSSEMLESDDMQRLLKTLGMGGVGMGPGFVQPDEPCYSYSVQAYEPQMDQTYAQERGKGSKAVVGWLKLKAALRWGIFVRKKAAERRAQLVELD, from the exons ATGGAAAGTTCGAGGGGCAGGAGAGTTGAGAAAAGAGGTTATGAGCAGGGTGTCGATGATGAAGCTGACAACCTGCCAGAATCAAAAAAGGCAAAATTGCCCGCTTTAGCAAG GTCGTCACCACCAAAGCTTCCAGGCCCAAATGGAAACGATCTACAACTTCATTTCAGAACAAGAATGCCTCCTCACCTGTTCACAGGAGGGAAAGTTGAGGGGGAGCAAGGGGCAACTATCCATGTTGTCCTGTTAGATGCAAGCACCGGAACTGTCATGCAAACTGGACCAGAATCAGCAGCCAAACTGAATGTTGTGGTTCTTGAAGGTGACTTCAATGATGAAGCTGATGAAGGTTGGACAGCAGAACATTTTGAAAGCCATGAAGTAAAGGAGCGTGAAGGTAAAAGGCCACTACTGACTGGGGATCTACAGGTCAGTCTCAAGGAAGGGGTAGGAACTCTTGGAGATCTTACTTTTACTGACAATTCTAGCTGGATAAGGAGCAGAAAGTTCAGGCTTGGTGTTAAGGTTTCTCCTGGATATTGTGAGGGGATTCGTGTTCGTGAGGCTAAGACAGAGGCATTTGCTGTTAAAGATCACCGAGGAGAAT TATACAAAAAACACTACCCGCCGGCTTTACAAGATGAAGTTTGGAGATTGGACAGGATAGCAAAGGATGGAGCACTGCACAAAAAATTGGTGATGGCTGATATTACAACAGTTGAAGATTTTCTCCGTGTTCTTTTTAGGGATTCACAGAAATTAAGAAAT ATCCTTGGAAGTGGAATGTCAAATAGGATGTGGGAGAATACAGTTGAGCATGCGAAGACTTGTGTCTTAGGAGGAAAGCTTTACGTTTACTATGCTGCTGGTACTCATAGCACTGGTGTTGTTTTCAATAACGTTTATGAGCCCAGGGGCCTTATTTCTGATGGGCAGTTCCTCTCTTTGGATTCACTTAATCACAATCAAAAG ATTTCAGTGGATTCCCTGGTGAAGCGAGCATATGAGAATTGGCATCATGTTGTGGAATATGATGGCAAAGTTCTGAACTCCCTAGCTAGCAATAAGGGTGGCAAAGGAGCATCCGCTGCACCCATAGTCGACAACAGCTATGAGAGAAATCAGTATATAACATCTGATCAAAACAAGCAACAGTTTATCCCTTCTGAACCAAGTCCACAATACCAAGCTATAATTAACCACCCATCAGTCCCTCAGTTGATTAAATTTCCATTTGTTAGGTCAGATCAGAATGCAGCAATGACCCTAAATAATCCACAAGCAGCATTATCTGGTGGCACGGATTACATGTCTGTTGGAACCCCAGCTGGGGATACATACTTTCCAGGAGATTGGTCTCGGCCAAGGACTGGGAATGGATTAGAAGACTTTTTCACAGAAGAAATACGGGTAAGGAGTTCAGAGATGTTGGAGAGTGATGACATGCAGAGACTGCTAAAAACACTTGGTATGGGTGGAGTTGGGATGGGACCTGGTTTTGTTCAGCCTGATGAGCCTTGTTACTCTTATAGCGTTCAAGCATACGAGCCTCAGATGGATCAAACATATGCGCAGGAGCGAGGAAAAGGCTCAAAGGCTGTCGTTGGATGGCTTAAGCTGAAAGCAGCTCTACGCTGGGGGATATTTGTCAGGAAGAAAGCCGCAGAAAGAAGAGCTCAGCTTGTTGAGCTAGATTGA
- the LOC7489462 gene encoding calmodulin-binding protein 60 E isoform X1: MESSRGRRVEKRGYEQGVDDEADNLPESKKAKLPALASVIVEALKVDSLQRLCSSLEPLFRRIVSEEVERALTRLGPAKLAGGSSPPKLPGPNGNDLQLHFRTRMPPHLFTGGKVEGEQGATIHVVLLDASTGTVMQTGPESAAKLNVVVLEGDFNDEADEGWTAEHFESHEVKEREGKRPLLTGDLQVSLKEGVGTLGDLTFTDNSSWIRSRKFRLGVKVSPGYCEGIRVREAKTEAFAVKDHRGELYKKHYPPALQDEVWRLDRIAKDGALHKKLVMADITTVEDFLRVLFRDSQKLRNILGSGMSNRMWENTVEHAKTCVLGGKLYVYYAAGTHSTGVVFNNVYEPRGLISDGQFLSLDSLNHNQKISVDSLVKRAYENWHHVVEYDGKVLNSLASNKGGKGASAAPIVDNSYERNQYITSDQNKQQFIPSEPSPQYQAIINHPSVPQLIKFPFVRSDQNAAMTLNNPQAALSGGTDYMSVGTPAGDTYFPGDWSRPRTGNGLEDFFTEEIRVRSSEMLESDDMQRLLKTLGMGGVGMGPGFVQPDEPCYSYSVQAYEPQMDQTYAQERGKGSKAVVGWLKLKAALRWGIFVRKKAAERRAQLVELD, translated from the exons ATGGAAAGTTCGAGGGGCAGGAGAGTTGAGAAAAGAGGTTATGAGCAGGGTGTCGATGATGAAGCTGACAACCTGCCAGAATCAAAAAAGGCAAAATTGCCCGCTTTAGCAAG TGTAATTGTGGAGGCTTTGAAGGTGGATAGTTTGCAAAGACTTTGCTCATCTTTGGAGCCTTTGTTTCGCAGAATT GTCAGCGAAGAAGTGGAACGTGCTTTGACGAGGTTAGGCCCTGCTAAATTGGCTGGAGG GTCGTCACCACCAAAGCTTCCAGGCCCAAATGGAAACGATCTACAACTTCATTTCAGAACAAGAATGCCTCCTCACCTGTTCACAGGAGGGAAAGTTGAGGGGGAGCAAGGGGCAACTATCCATGTTGTCCTGTTAGATGCAAGCACCGGAACTGTCATGCAAACTGGACCAGAATCAGCAGCCAAACTGAATGTTGTGGTTCTTGAAGGTGACTTCAATGATGAAGCTGATGAAGGTTGGACAGCAGAACATTTTGAAAGCCATGAAGTAAAGGAGCGTGAAGGTAAAAGGCCACTACTGACTGGGGATCTACAGGTCAGTCTCAAGGAAGGGGTAGGAACTCTTGGAGATCTTACTTTTACTGACAATTCTAGCTGGATAAGGAGCAGAAAGTTCAGGCTTGGTGTTAAGGTTTCTCCTGGATATTGTGAGGGGATTCGTGTTCGTGAGGCTAAGACAGAGGCATTTGCTGTTAAAGATCACCGAGGAGAAT TATACAAAAAACACTACCCGCCGGCTTTACAAGATGAAGTTTGGAGATTGGACAGGATAGCAAAGGATGGAGCACTGCACAAAAAATTGGTGATGGCTGATATTACAACAGTTGAAGATTTTCTCCGTGTTCTTTTTAGGGATTCACAGAAATTAAGAAAT ATCCTTGGAAGTGGAATGTCAAATAGGATGTGGGAGAATACAGTTGAGCATGCGAAGACTTGTGTCTTAGGAGGAAAGCTTTACGTTTACTATGCTGCTGGTACTCATAGCACTGGTGTTGTTTTCAATAACGTTTATGAGCCCAGGGGCCTTATTTCTGATGGGCAGTTCCTCTCTTTGGATTCACTTAATCACAATCAAAAG ATTTCAGTGGATTCCCTGGTGAAGCGAGCATATGAGAATTGGCATCATGTTGTGGAATATGATGGCAAAGTTCTGAACTCCCTAGCTAGCAATAAGGGTGGCAAAGGAGCATCCGCTGCACCCATAGTCGACAACAGCTATGAGAGAAATCAGTATATAACATCTGATCAAAACAAGCAACAGTTTATCCCTTCTGAACCAAGTCCACAATACCAAGCTATAATTAACCACCCATCAGTCCCTCAGTTGATTAAATTTCCATTTGTTAGGTCAGATCAGAATGCAGCAATGACCCTAAATAATCCACAAGCAGCATTATCTGGTGGCACGGATTACATGTCTGTTGGAACCCCAGCTGGGGATACATACTTTCCAGGAGATTGGTCTCGGCCAAGGACTGGGAATGGATTAGAAGACTTTTTCACAGAAGAAATACGGGTAAGGAGTTCAGAGATGTTGGAGAGTGATGACATGCAGAGACTGCTAAAAACACTTGGTATGGGTGGAGTTGGGATGGGACCTGGTTTTGTTCAGCCTGATGAGCCTTGTTACTCTTATAGCGTTCAAGCATACGAGCCTCAGATGGATCAAACATATGCGCAGGAGCGAGGAAAAGGCTCAAAGGCTGTCGTTGGATGGCTTAAGCTGAAAGCAGCTCTACGCTGGGGGATATTTGTCAGGAAGAAAGCCGCAGAAAGAAGAGCTCAGCTTGTTGAGCTAGATTGA
- the LOC7489462 gene encoding calmodulin-binding protein 60 E isoform X3 codes for MPPHLFTGGKVEGEQGATIHVVLLDASTGTVMQTGPESAAKLNVVVLEGDFNDEADEGWTAEHFESHEVKEREGKRPLLTGDLQVSLKEGVGTLGDLTFTDNSSWIRSRKFRLGVKVSPGYCEGIRVREAKTEAFAVKDHRGELYKKHYPPALQDEVWRLDRIAKDGALHKKLVMADITTVEDFLRVLFRDSQKLRNILGSGMSNRMWENTVEHAKTCVLGGKLYVYYAAGTHSTGVVFNNVYEPRGLISDGQFLSLDSLNHNQKISVDSLVKRAYENWHHVVEYDGKVLNSLASNKGGKGASAAPIVDNSYERNQYITSDQNKQQFIPSEPSPQYQAIINHPSVPQLIKFPFVRSDQNAAMTLNNPQAALSGGTDYMSVGTPAGDTYFPGDWSRPRTGNGLEDFFTEEIRVRSSEMLESDDMQRLLKTLGMGGVGMGPGFVQPDEPCYSYSVQAYEPQMDQTYAQERGKGSKAVVGWLKLKAALRWGIFVRKKAAERRAQLVELD; via the exons ATGCCTCCTCACCTGTTCACAGGAGGGAAAGTTGAGGGGGAGCAAGGGGCAACTATCCATGTTGTCCTGTTAGATGCAAGCACCGGAACTGTCATGCAAACTGGACCAGAATCAGCAGCCAAACTGAATGTTGTGGTTCTTGAAGGTGACTTCAATGATGAAGCTGATGAAGGTTGGACAGCAGAACATTTTGAAAGCCATGAAGTAAAGGAGCGTGAAGGTAAAAGGCCACTACTGACTGGGGATCTACAGGTCAGTCTCAAGGAAGGGGTAGGAACTCTTGGAGATCTTACTTTTACTGACAATTCTAGCTGGATAAGGAGCAGAAAGTTCAGGCTTGGTGTTAAGGTTTCTCCTGGATATTGTGAGGGGATTCGTGTTCGTGAGGCTAAGACAGAGGCATTTGCTGTTAAAGATCACCGAGGAGAAT TATACAAAAAACACTACCCGCCGGCTTTACAAGATGAAGTTTGGAGATTGGACAGGATAGCAAAGGATGGAGCACTGCACAAAAAATTGGTGATGGCTGATATTACAACAGTTGAAGATTTTCTCCGTGTTCTTTTTAGGGATTCACAGAAATTAAGAAAT ATCCTTGGAAGTGGAATGTCAAATAGGATGTGGGAGAATACAGTTGAGCATGCGAAGACTTGTGTCTTAGGAGGAAAGCTTTACGTTTACTATGCTGCTGGTACTCATAGCACTGGTGTTGTTTTCAATAACGTTTATGAGCCCAGGGGCCTTATTTCTGATGGGCAGTTCCTCTCTTTGGATTCACTTAATCACAATCAAAAG ATTTCAGTGGATTCCCTGGTGAAGCGAGCATATGAGAATTGGCATCATGTTGTGGAATATGATGGCAAAGTTCTGAACTCCCTAGCTAGCAATAAGGGTGGCAAAGGAGCATCCGCTGCACCCATAGTCGACAACAGCTATGAGAGAAATCAGTATATAACATCTGATCAAAACAAGCAACAGTTTATCCCTTCTGAACCAAGTCCACAATACCAAGCTATAATTAACCACCCATCAGTCCCTCAGTTGATTAAATTTCCATTTGTTAGGTCAGATCAGAATGCAGCAATGACCCTAAATAATCCACAAGCAGCATTATCTGGTGGCACGGATTACATGTCTGTTGGAACCCCAGCTGGGGATACATACTTTCCAGGAGATTGGTCTCGGCCAAGGACTGGGAATGGATTAGAAGACTTTTTCACAGAAGAAATACGGGTAAGGAGTTCAGAGATGTTGGAGAGTGATGACATGCAGAGACTGCTAAAAACACTTGGTATGGGTGGAGTTGGGATGGGACCTGGTTTTGTTCAGCCTGATGAGCCTTGTTACTCTTATAGCGTTCAAGCATACGAGCCTCAGATGGATCAAACATATGCGCAGGAGCGAGGAAAAGGCTCAAAGGCTGTCGTTGGATGGCTTAAGCTGAAAGCAGCTCTACGCTGGGGGATATTTGTCAGGAAGAAAGCCGCAGAAAGAAGAGCTCAGCTTGTTGAGCTAGATTGA